In Lacrimispora indolis DSM 755, a genomic segment contains:
- a CDS encoding AraC family transcriptional regulator, whose translation MAKSVYYQRPEDRSFQGRKVEGLLENVEYSLNSNIRIWHNIQTEGYAPHQHSALEILIPVEHEYTVIINKKSFTLQPGDILFIPRFSIHEILPASSGSRFIYMFNMEPLSSFYDSAFLDVVLLEPCLMNKQNHSRIYERIYSGLMEINDIYFPSAIFWEYSIYAILINILTTIGGEYYHALSANSQTSQEKHYEYYQKFTGLLSYIDTHYGENLTLEKMAAHIGFSKYHFSRLFKEHTNSTFYDYLSRKRIQAAQEMLLSGESITVIAFQTGFNNPASFSRCFKKYTKYNPTEFRSQFALSPIP comes from the coding sequence ATGGCCAAATCCGTATATTACCAGCGTCCCGAAGACCGGTCCTTCCAGGGCAGAAAAGTGGAGGGACTGTTAGAAAACGTCGAATATTCCCTTAATTCCAATATCCGCATCTGGCACAACATTCAAACAGAAGGCTATGCCCCCCACCAGCACAGTGCATTGGAAATTCTCATACCTGTGGAACATGAATATACCGTTATCATCAACAAAAAGTCCTTCACCTTACAGCCGGGCGACATTCTCTTTATCCCCCGTTTTTCCATCCATGAGATACTTCCGGCGTCCAGCGGTTCCCGCTTCATTTATATGTTCAACATGGAGCCGCTGTCCAGCTTCTATGATTCCGCCTTTTTGGATGTGGTCCTGTTAGAACCTTGTCTTATGAATAAACAAAACCACAGCCGGATTTATGAACGCATTTATTCCGGTCTCATGGAGATCAATGACATCTATTTTCCAAGCGCGATCTTCTGGGAATATTCTATATATGCGATCCTGATCAACATCTTGACAACAATCGGCGGAGAGTACTATCATGCACTCTCCGCCAATTCACAAACCTCTCAGGAAAAACACTATGAATATTACCAAAAGTTCACAGGCCTTTTGTCCTACATTGACACCCATTACGGTGAGAATTTGACATTAGAGAAAATGGCCGCACACATAGGCTTTTCCAAATACCATTTTTCCCGCCTGTTTAAAGAACACACCAACTCTACTTTTTATGACTATTTAAGCCGTAAACGGATTCAGGCCGCTCAGGAAATGCTGCTTTCTGGTGAATCGATTACTGTAATCGCCTTTCAAACCGGTTTTAACAATCCGGCTTCCTTTAGCCGGTGCTTTAAGAAGTATACAAAATACAATCCTACCGAGTTTCGCAGCCAATTCGCCCTCTCGCCTATCCCTTAA
- a CDS encoding FAD-dependent oxidoreductase, whose amino-acid sequence MKSIWTESARIPGRNPLTGNKRTEVVVIGAGMAGILTAFYLQRHGLHVVVLEANRIGSGQTGFTTAKITSQHNLIYDKLVRTVGEETTRLYGKANQLAVEEYGKLIKRYSIQCHYEPMEAYLYSVQESEVLAREAECAARLGLPASFVRETGLPFSVHGAVRFKGQAQFNPLEFLRDISAGITVFERTRVIKVQGHEVVTDKGVVKAEKVVFASHYPFVNVPGFYFAKMYQEKSYVMELEPVEAVRGMYLGIDERGYSFRNVGDKLLLGYGSHRTGKAPKESPFSIMRRAGEHLFPEAREIRRWTAQDCMTLDGIPYIGPFSSLKPDWYVATGFGKWGMSSSMVAAKILSAQITGKRTPYDGVFSPRRHHMKAAAGTLVSHGLESVKGLSAGAMPGAINCPHLGCRLVWNRYDKRWECPCHGSSFEINGKISAGPAQQSIPFID is encoded by the coding sequence ATGAAATCAATCTGGACAGAATCAGCCAGAATACCCGGGAGGAACCCTTTGACAGGGAACAAACGGACAGAGGTTGTGGTAATAGGAGCTGGAATGGCAGGAATACTAACTGCCTTCTATTTACAAAGACATGGACTTCATGTGGTGGTGTTGGAAGCAAACCGCATAGGAAGCGGGCAGACGGGATTTACAACGGCAAAAATTACCTCCCAGCACAATCTGATCTATGACAAGCTGGTGCGGACGGTTGGAGAGGAAACAACAAGGCTGTACGGAAAGGCAAACCAGCTGGCGGTGGAGGAGTATGGAAAGCTGATTAAACGCTATTCCATACAATGCCATTATGAACCGATGGAGGCATATCTATATTCGGTTCAGGAATCAGAGGTGCTTGCAAGAGAGGCGGAGTGTGCTGCCAGGCTCGGGCTGCCGGCCTCCTTTGTCAGAGAGACCGGACTTCCTTTTTCTGTCCACGGAGCTGTGCGCTTTAAAGGACAGGCCCAGTTTAATCCCCTGGAGTTTTTAAGAGATATTTCCGCAGGTATAACGGTTTTTGAGCGGACAAGGGTTATCAAGGTTCAGGGGCATGAGGTGGTGACGGACAAAGGGGTTGTAAAGGCTGAAAAGGTGGTATTTGCATCCCATTATCCCTTTGTCAATGTGCCGGGATTTTATTTTGCAAAAATGTATCAGGAAAAAAGCTATGTCATGGAGCTTGAACCGGTTGAAGCAGTCCGCGGCATGTACCTTGGAATCGATGAGAGAGGATATTCCTTTCGGAATGTGGGGGATAAACTTCTTTTGGGATACGGAAGCCACAGAACCGGAAAAGCGCCTAAGGAAAGTCCATTTTCCATTATGAGACGGGCGGGAGAGCATCTGTTTCCGGAGGCCAGAGAGATCAGAAGATGGACGGCCCAGGATTGTATGACATTAGATGGAATCCCCTACATCGGACCGTTTTCTTCCTTAAAGCCGGACTGGTATGTTGCCACAGGTTTTGGAAAATGGGGTATGAGTTCGTCCATGGTTGCAGCCAAAATACTGAGCGCCCAGATCACAGGAAAAAGAACACCTTATGACGGAGTGTTCTCTCCCAGAAGACATCATATGAAGGCAGCAGCCGGTACCCTGGTTTCTCATGGCCTGGAGTCGGTGAAGGGACTTTCAGCCGGAGCCATGCCGGGAGCCATAAATTGTCCCCACTTGGGCTGCCGTCTGGTATGGAACCGGTACGATAAGCGCTGGGAATGCCCATGCCACGGATCTTCCTTTGAAATTAACGGAAAAATTTCTGCAGGCCCTGCACAACAGAGTATTCCTTTCATAGATTGA
- a CDS encoding cell division protein FtsA, whose translation MDNRHSILTDTLPDQAVFALDIGTRSIIGMVGMPDGDRIHIVAIERAEHTKRAMIDGQIEDIDQVAKIAGQVKDRLEKKLGCRLNKVCVAAAGRALRTESVTYEMELSRPQKIDAESVSRLEAGAISEAEKLFMNREGRESDRQFYLVGYTVSRYYLDNYMISNLIDHHGRVLKADIIATFLPTEVVESLYAAMHKTGLEVASLTLEPIAAINAAIPQNIRLLNLAMVDIGAGTSDIAVCRDGSVTGYTMAILAGDEITETIMKEYLVDFDTAEKIKSEIDEAEEIHFSDILGFEQTITRESIFECIKEASSRLCEEISAKILEVNGSVPSAVFLAGGGSRLSGLKEGIVEHLKIDSKRVAIAGNNFKINAYSDEYDLENPEYATPLGIVISAGFNIVNDSFRVILNDKPAKLFRSGSFTVMDVLMMNGYNYQDMIGRSGQNLVVSVNGKRTVFYGEKAEPSVLKLNGEEAQLSDPVNSEDWIVFIPASHGKSASAMLSDVAEIGKGKKVLVNGEEAREDLLLKSGDTIVIEEEAAEKKEEPEETDPSRLKPSISATNQVSQTGNGKGAGSRGGKGKITFFLNDNPLTLPLKPDHQPYYLMDMLEYSGLDFKNVTGQVVLEVNGESGYFQQELHSRDRIMIYQVK comes from the coding sequence ATGGATAACAGACATAGTATTTTGACAGATACACTTCCGGATCAGGCTGTTTTTGCTCTGGATATTGGTACCCGGAGCATCATCGGCATGGTGGGCATGCCTGACGGGGACAGAATTCATATCGTTGCCATAGAGAGAGCCGAGCACACGAAACGGGCGATGATTGACGGCCAGATCGAGGATATCGACCAGGTGGCAAAGATCGCAGGCCAGGTCAAGGACAGGCTGGAAAAGAAGCTGGGATGCAGGCTTAACAAGGTCTGCGTGGCTGCGGCGGGAAGAGCGCTGCGCACCGAGAGCGTGACTTATGAGATGGAGCTTTCCAGACCTCAGAAAATCGATGCGGAATCAGTAAGCCGTCTGGAAGCGGGGGCAATCAGCGAAGCAGAAAAGTTATTTATGAATAGAGAAGGCAGGGAATCAGACCGGCAGTTCTACCTGGTGGGTTATACGGTAAGCCGTTATTACCTGGACAACTATATGATTTCCAATCTCATCGACCATCACGGAAGGGTCTTAAAAGCAGATATCATTGCCACCTTCCTGCCTACGGAGGTGGTGGAAAGCCTTTATGCGGCCATGCACAAAACCGGTTTGGAGGTGGCAAGCCTGACCTTGGAGCCCATTGCAGCCATTAATGCGGCAATTCCTCAGAATATCCGTCTGTTAAATCTGGCTATGGTGGACATAGGTGCAGGAACCTCCGATATTGCGGTCTGCAGGGATGGAAGTGTCACCGGTTATACCATGGCCATTCTGGCAGGAGATGAGATCACCGAGACCATTATGAAGGAATATCTGGTAGATTTCGATACCGCAGAGAAAATCAAGTCAGAAATTGATGAGGCAGAGGAGATACATTTTTCCGACATTCTGGGATTTGAGCAGACCATCACCAGGGAATCCATTTTTGAGTGCATTAAGGAGGCGTCTTCCAGACTTTGCGAGGAAATATCCGCAAAGATCCTGGAGGTAAACGGAAGTGTGCCGTCGGCGGTATTTCTGGCAGGGGGAGGAAGCAGACTCTCCGGCTTAAAAGAGGGGATCGTGGAGCATTTGAAAATCGACTCCAAGCGTGTTGCCATTGCGGGAAATAATTTTAAGATCAATGCCTATTCCGATGAGTATGACCTTGAAAACCCGGAATATGCCACTCCTCTTGGCATTGTCATATCTGCAGGCTTTAACATTGTCAATGACAGCTTCCGGGTCATTTTAAATGACAAGCCGGCAAAGCTTTTCAGAAGCGGCAGCTTTACCGTAATGGATGTTCTGATGATGAACGGCTATAATTATCAGGACATGATCGGGCGCTCCGGGCAGAATCTGGTGGTGAGCGTCAATGGAAAAAGAACGGTTTTTTACGGGGAAAAAGCGGAACCGTCTGTCTTAAAGCTCAATGGAGAAGAAGCACAGCTTTCTGATCCTGTAAATTCGGAAGACTGGATCGTGTTCATACCTGCCAGCCATGGAAAGAGCGCATCAGCCATGCTTTCTGATGTGGCTGAGATTGGAAAAGGGAAAAAGGTGCTGGTGAACGGTGAGGAGGCAAGGGAGGATTTATTGCTGAAATCCGGTGACACCATTGTAATAGAAGAGGAAGCTGCTGAAAAAAAGGAAGAGCCGGAAGAAACCGATCCAAGCCGCCTTAAGCCGTCTATATCAGCCACAAACCAGGTCTCTCAGACAGGCAATGGAAAGGGAGCAGGCAGCCGTGGGGGAAAAGGGAAAATTACGTTCTTTCTGAATGACAACCCATTGACTCTTCCTTTAAAACCGGATCACCAGCCTTATTATCTCATGGACATGCTGGAATATTCCGGACTGGATTTTAAAAACGTAACTGGACAGGTGGTATTGGAGGTAAATGGGGAGAGCGGATATTTCCAGCAGGAATTGCATAGTAGGGACCGCATCATGATCTACCAGGTCAAATAG
- a CDS encoding GGDEF domain-containing phosphodiesterase, with protein sequence MNWFRKKTAPPLQTGTKVQVTGDMVSERKPERDACLKHLSQVMDSGERGAVLKLHIENFKRLNQVFGYEYCENLLEQILTYLKEVTGKNVYHYIGVEYMIILDRYTQGQALELAEEITGKFDHVWKVSGTDCLCSAQIGICSYPGHASSPDQMLKCLDLAVNKAEEGGPNQAVVFDSALQKQLQRHQTIALYLKTALEKEEVEVRYRPTLHMDTGMFVRAELYMRIFIKGLGLIGASEFLPVAEDSGQIRAIEYYALEKAAQCISGLLEADCKFESIALPISPVLFLQEDFLDEVKRIMDTHHIPKGKLALEIQESALTMAYLNINVMLQQLQEMGVEIILNEFGSGYSGISSILELPVDTLKLERLFVWQLETNPKSRYIIEGLVRMARDLDITIIAEGVETENQVRILTEAGCNYQQGFYYSPTLEKDTVLKILGTSLTDSHQLLAEEKEKMSR encoded by the coding sequence ATGAATTGGTTTCGTAAAAAAACAGCTCCGCCTCTGCAGACCGGGACAAAAGTCCAGGTTACAGGAGATATGGTTTCAGAGCGCAAGCCGGAACGGGATGCCTGTTTAAAACATTTAAGCCAGGTAATGGACTCAGGAGAACGGGGCGCTGTGCTAAAGCTTCACATAGAAAATTTCAAACGGCTGAACCAGGTATTTGGTTATGAGTACTGTGAAAACCTCCTGGAACAGATCCTTACATATTTAAAAGAAGTGACAGGAAAAAACGTCTATCATTATATTGGCGTGGAGTATATGATCATACTGGACCGCTACACCCAGGGACAGGCATTGGAGCTTGCGGAAGAAATCACCGGTAAGTTTGATCATGTCTGGAAGGTCAGCGGAACAGACTGTTTATGTTCCGCACAAATAGGGATCTGTTCCTATCCGGGACATGCCTCTTCACCGGACCAAATGTTAAAATGTCTGGATTTAGCCGTTAATAAAGCAGAGGAAGGCGGTCCCAACCAGGCAGTTGTCTTTGACAGCGCCTTGCAGAAGCAGCTGCAGCGGCACCAGACCATTGCCCTTTATTTAAAGACAGCCCTGGAAAAGGAAGAGGTGGAGGTCCGTTACCGCCCTACCCTTCATATGGATACGGGAATGTTTGTCCGGGCCGAGCTATACATGCGCATTTTTATTAAGGGTCTTGGCTTAATCGGAGCCAGTGAGTTTCTACCTGTTGCAGAGGATTCCGGCCAGATCCGTGCCATTGAATACTATGCCCTGGAAAAGGCTGCCCAATGTATCTCCGGACTGCTTGAAGCTGACTGTAAATTTGAATCCATTGCCCTTCCCATTTCTCCAGTCCTTTTTTTACAGGAAGATTTCCTTGATGAGGTAAAGCGGATCATGGATACCCATCACATACCAAAGGGAAAACTTGCCCTGGAAATTCAGGAAAGCGCCTTAACCATGGCTTATTTAAACATCAATGTGATGCTTCAGCAATTACAGGAAATGGGCGTGGAGATCATCCTCAATGAATTTGGCTCCGGCTACTCCGGAATCTCCTCCATCCTGGAGCTGCCGGTGGATACCTTAAAGCTTGAGCGCCTGTTCGTCTGGCAGCTTGAGACCAACCCAAAGTCCCGGTACATCATTGAAGGACTTGTCCGGATGGCAAGAGATCTTGATATAACCATTATTGCCGAAGGCGTGGAAACAGAAAACCAGGTGAGGATCCTGACGGAAGCCGGCTGCAATTACCAGCAGGGATTTTATTATTCTCCCACCCTGGAAAAGGATACTGTGTTAAAGATTCTCGGAACTTCCTTAACAGATTCTCATCAGCTCCTGGCAGAAGAAAAGGAAAAAATGAGCCGTTAA
- a CDS encoding DUF3298 and DUF4163 domain-containing protein yields MQTISQKTLTDIMRYNGITVFIYTIHYPQFTTTCNPAAAQKINTFYEFQARQKEAYCRTELYSQAVEQVEYSQDNQFPFHNYEFLSVYQVTYNEDCVTSLYTNQYTYLGGAHGNTIRDSQTWDFCTGNQLSLLDFFPNNPKFTDYIFNGIQQQIEEQLKTSSSQYFDDYPSLIRGNFNINGFFVKPTGIVIYYQQYDIAPYVSGIPEFFFPFQDCSPNA; encoded by the coding sequence ATGCAGACAATCTCTCAAAAAACCCTGACGGATATCATGCGCTACAATGGGATCACTGTTTTCATCTATACAATTCATTATCCCCAGTTTACCACCACATGCAATCCGGCCGCCGCACAGAAGATCAATACATTCTATGAATTTCAGGCCAGACAGAAAGAGGCTTACTGCCGCACAGAGCTGTACTCTCAGGCCGTAGAACAGGTAGAATACTCCCAGGATAACCAGTTTCCATTTCATAACTATGAATTTTTATCGGTCTATCAGGTTACATACAATGAGGACTGCGTCACCAGTCTTTACACCAACCAGTATACCTACCTGGGAGGGGCTCATGGAAATACAATCAGGGATTCCCAGACATGGGACTTTTGTACCGGCAACCAGCTGAGCCTCCTTGATTTCTTCCCGAACAATCCAAAATTTACGGATTATATTTTTAATGGCATCCAGCAGCAGATAGAAGAACAGCTAAAAACGTCCTCTTCCCAGTACTTTGATGACTATCCTTCTCTCATTCGCGGGAATTTTAATATCAACGGATTTTTTGTTAAACCCACGGGAATTGTCATCTACTATCAGCAGTACGATATCGCCCCCTATGTAAGCGGAATCCCGGAATTTTTCTTTCCTTTCCAAGACTGTTCTCCCAATGCCTGA
- a CDS encoding spore coat protein CotJB has translation MMDSNVNCDMLLKQVYEASFAMDDVVLYLDTHPDDQDALNYYYYVVNMRMQAMQAYEEQCGPLMADGVMDENYWTWIEDPWPWEGVCG, from the coding sequence ATGATGGATTCTAATGTTAATTGCGATATGCTGTTAAAGCAGGTGTATGAAGCCAGTTTTGCAATGGATGATGTGGTTTTGTATCTTGACACCCATCCAGACGATCAGGATGCATTGAACTATTACTATTATGTAGTAAATATGCGGATGCAGGCAATGCAGGCATATGAGGAGCAGTGTGGTCCTCTGATGGCTGATGGAGTGATGGATGAAAATTACTGGACCTGGATTGAAGATCCATGGCCTTGGGAAGGAGTGTGCGGTTAA
- a CDS encoding recombinase family protein — protein sequence MRKNETKEIGAAYIRVSTNDQTELSPDAQLREIKKAAEADGVLIPEKFIFIEEKGVSGRRADNRKQFQKMISIAKSQPSPFQYLYLWKFSRFARNQEESMFYKGVLRKKCGVTIISVSEPIMEGMFGRLIESIIEWFDEYYSINLSGEVTRGMTEKALREGYQASPCLGYRAVGEGKPFLIDDAEYKIVEYIHQSYHSGMDLSAIARNANAQGFLTKRGNRFDRRAIERILKNRFYDGIVTWKDISFHGQHETKETVTSVFKDNQARLQREYRPQSRREVSSCRHWASGLLKCGYCGASLVFNKAPDTGRHPSYFQCWRYAKGLHEESCSITAHKMEDLIIESLRNALASEEMKYTYVRKPVAKAYREEENIQAALSRISHKKQRIKDAYENGIDTLEEYKAGKKRIKKEQEELENRLNELKIRPPRDKSADNIRLAARIQKACDIISDPDMGYEMKGNALRSVVKKIVYDKQEGTVKFFYYVSL from the coding sequence TTGAGAAAAAATGAAACAAAGGAAATCGGAGCTGCTTACATCCGCGTAAGCACAAACGACCAGACAGAGCTTTCTCCTGATGCCCAGTTGAGAGAAATTAAAAAAGCAGCAGAAGCAGATGGGGTCCTGATCCCGGAGAAATTTATCTTTATCGAAGAAAAAGGTGTCAGCGGACGCCGGGCCGACAACCGGAAGCAGTTCCAGAAAATGATCTCCATTGCCAAATCCCAGCCCTCCCCTTTCCAGTATCTCTACCTGTGGAAATTCTCCCGGTTTGCAAGAAATCAGGAGGAGAGCATGTTTTATAAAGGCGTTCTCCGGAAAAAGTGCGGCGTGACCATTATAAGTGTATCCGAGCCTATTATGGAGGGTATGTTCGGCCGCCTCATCGAAAGCATTATCGAATGGTTCGATGAATACTATTCCATCAACCTATCTGGAGAAGTTACCAGGGGTATGACAGAAAAAGCCTTGCGGGAGGGCTACCAGGCTTCCCCATGCCTTGGATACCGGGCGGTTGGTGAAGGAAAACCCTTTCTTATCGATGATGCAGAATATAAGATCGTGGAATACATCCATCAATCCTATCACAGCGGCATGGATCTGTCCGCCATCGCAAGAAACGCCAATGCTCAGGGCTTTCTGACCAAAAGGGGGAACCGCTTTGACCGGCGGGCCATTGAGCGCATTTTAAAAAACAGGTTCTATGACGGAATTGTCACCTGGAAGGATATCTCCTTTCATGGGCAGCATGAAACCAAAGAGACCGTAACATCGGTTTTTAAAGACAATCAGGCACGCCTTCAAAGAGAATACAGGCCCCAAAGCCGCCGGGAGGTGTCCAGCTGCAGGCATTGGGCCTCAGGCCTATTAAAATGCGGGTACTGCGGCGCAAGCCTTGTATTTAATAAAGCCCCGGATACAGGCCGCCATCCCAGTTATTTTCAGTGCTGGCGTTACGCCAAAGGGCTTCATGAGGAATCCTGCAGCATAACTGCCCATAAGATGGAGGACCTTATTATAGAGTCACTTCGCAATGCCCTTGCCTCCGAAGAAATGAAATACACCTATGTACGAAAACCTGTTGCCAAAGCGTACCGTGAAGAAGAAAACATACAGGCAGCCCTGTCCAGGATCAGCCACAAAAAGCAGCGGATAAAGGACGCCTATGAAAATGGAATCGATACACTGGAAGAATACAAAGCAGGAAAAAAGCGCATAAAAAAAGAGCAGGAAGAGCTGGAAAACCGCTTGAATGAGTTAAAGATCCGTCCCCCGCGTGATAAGTCCGCTGATAATATCCGGCTGGCTGCCAGAATACAGAAAGCCTGCGACATCATTTCCGATCCGGATATGGGCTATGAGATGAAAGGAAACGCCTTAAGAAGTGTTGTAAAGAAAATTGTATACGATAAGCAGGAAGGAACGGTAAAATTCTTTTATTACGTTTCCCTGTGA
- a CDS encoding carbohydrate ABC transporter permease, with protein sequence MNKKHSSLVLKIIIYVVSVFLAVLSIAPFYIMVINATRSTTQIQQHAISLLPSTYMMKNLAILLGKSFNPANGFLNSLIISVGATLCAVYFSNMTAYGLVVYNWRFRRPFFSFIMAIMMIPAQITMIGFYQMVYRIHMTNNFLMLILPAIASPSMVFFMRQYMLPALSMEIIQAARIDGGGEFFIFNRIALPIMKPAIATQAIFCFVSSWNNLFTPLVLLTDQKKYTMPIMVSLLRGDIYKTEYGSVYMGLALTVLPLIVVYLLLSRYIIAGVALGGVKG encoded by the coding sequence ATGAATAAAAAGCACAGTTCATTGGTATTGAAAATCATTATTTACGTGGTATCTGTCTTTCTTGCGGTTTTAAGCATTGCCCCGTTTTACATTATGGTGATCAATGCAACCCGATCTACGACACAGATTCAGCAGCATGCAATTTCGCTTTTGCCCTCTACATATATGATGAAGAATTTGGCCATTTTACTGGGCAAAAGCTTTAATCCTGCCAATGGCTTTTTAAATTCCCTTATCATTTCCGTGGGGGCAACCCTTTGTGCGGTGTATTTTTCCAACATGACCGCATACGGGCTGGTGGTGTACAACTGGAGATTCCGCAGACCATTTTTCAGTTTTATTATGGCAATTATGATGATTCCGGCACAGATAACCATGATCGGTTTTTACCAGATGGTTTACCGGATACATATGACTAACAATTTCCTCATGCTCATATTACCGGCCATTGCCTCTCCTTCTATGGTGTTCTTTATGAGGCAATATATGCTGCCCGCTTTGTCCATGGAAATCATTCAGGCCGCCCGCATTGACGGGGGCGGAGAGTTTTTTATATTTAACCGTATCGCTTTGCCGATTATGAAACCGGCCATTGCAACACAGGCTATTTTCTGCTTTGTGTCCAGCTGGAACAACTTATTTACCCCTTTGGTGCTTTTGACGGATCAGAAGAAGTATACCATGCCTATTATGGTAAGCCTGCTTCGGGGAGATATTTATAAGACAGAATATGGTTCCGTTTATATGGGGCTGGCTTTAACAGTGCTTCCCCTGATTGTGGTTTATCTGCTTCTTTCCCGCTATATTATTGCCGGTGTTGCTTTGGGCGGCGTTAAGGGATAG
- a CDS encoding spore coat associated protein CotJA — protein sequence MDCYTKQWCPGCMTGTGPTGWESAMGLDMSVSPGTVIRPDMPLGSGPAKSAETAASPILMTQQGMSAGPCPWMPPKKTKCSDTKSEAETTPVCMRCPEMPVCPMPAKCRDISPCPMPPKCPEKVKEAVTMKCPEMPVCPMPAKCRDISPCPMPPKCPEKVKEAVTMKCPEMPVCPMPAKCRDISPCPMPPKCPEKVKEAVSTKCPERPACPMPAKCRDISPCPMPAKCREMPPCPMPVKCPEKVKEAVTVKCPEMPKCTAPVTCPGWSAPSQTSPAENIDQFPVGMAYVPWQQWQQVYSLDVAMSVGTIFPDLNKPFIMGGCQ from the coding sequence ATGGATTGTTATACGAAGCAATGGTGTCCCGGCTGCATGACTGGCACCGGTCCAACCGGCTGGGAGTCTGCCATGGGGCTTGATATGTCTGTAAGCCCTGGTACAGTGATCCGTCCCGACATGCCCCTTGGATCAGGTCCTGCAAAATCCGCAGAAACTGCGGCATCTCCCATACTCATGACACAACAGGGGATGTCCGCAGGTCCCTGCCCGTGGATGCCGCCTAAAAAAACCAAGTGCTCGGACACAAAAAGTGAAGCTGAAACCACTCCCGTTTGCATGAGATGTCCGGAAATGCCGGTATGCCCAATGCCAGCAAAATGCCGTGACATATCGCCATGCCCCATGCCGCCAAAATGCCCGGAAAAGGTGAAAGAGGCAGTGACGATGAAATGCCCGGAAATGCCGGTATGCCCGATGCCGGCAAAATGCCGTGACATATCGCCATGCCCCATGCCGCCAAAATGCCCGGAAAAGGTGAAAGAGGCGGTGACGATGAAATGCCCGGAAATGCCGGTATGCCCGATGCCGGCAAAATGCCGTGACATATCGCCATGCCCCATGCCTCCTAAATGCCCGGAAAAGGTAAAGGAAGCCGTATCAACCAAGTGTCCGGAAAGGCCTGCATGCCCAATGCCGGCAAAATGCCGTGACATATCGCCATGCCCAATGCCGGCAAAATGCCGGGAAATGCCGCCATGCCCAATGCCGGTAAAATGTCCGGAAAAGGTCAAAGAAGCCGTGACAGTCAAATGTCCGGAAATGCCCAAATGCACTGCCCCGGTTACATGCCCCGGCTGGTCCGCTCCGTCTCAGACATCTCCTGCCGAAAACATCGACCAGTTCCCGGTTGGAATGGCTTATGTGCCATGGCAGCAGTGGCAGCAGGTATATTCGCTAGATGTGGCCATGAGCGTTGGAACGATCTTCCCGGATCTGAATAAACCATTTATTATGGGGGGGTGCCAGTGA